The DNA region CGGCGCCTTCTCCTGCCGAAGCTCGATCAGCCGAGGTGAGTCATGAGCGAGCGTGTTATCGGCCCCCGCTCGGGGCTGCAGTGGGTCCCCCTGCGGGATGCCGGATCGACCTGTCCCGCCGCCCGAACCACGGTGGCGGCCTTCCGGTCCTGGGCGGATTCCCATCTGACCCAACCCAAGGACGAAATGGGTCGTGACGGGCCGGTCTGTCCGTACGTGCTGCCGTCGATCCGGCGGGATCTGCTGTGGCTGGCGCAGGTGCCGGCCGCCGACCCGCAGCCCGAGTGGATGCGCGCGATCATCCGCGACGCGCTGGAGCTGTATCCCGGACTGCCCACCGGGAACGGTAGTTCCAGTTCGGTGTTGCGCGCATTGATCACGATATTCCCGAATATGACTGACTATTCGCTGATCGATGAAATTCACGACGAATTCAAGACCATTTTCGTGAGCCACGGCTTCATGCTCGGACAGTTCTATCCGGGGTGCGATCAACCGGGTCTGTGGAACAAGGAGTTCAAGCCGCTGGATGCGCCGCTGCCGATGCTGGTGGTGCGCCCCATGATGACAACCGATTTCCCGTTCCTGGTCGAGAAGCCGGAGTGGGCGGATGCCTATGTGCGCAAGTTTGCGCCGACGCTGCCCGCGCACGTGCGTTCGGTCATGGTGGGGCGCTTGACCTCTCGGGCCGCGTCCCGGCTACCCGCCTACCAGGTGCGACCGGCCGGCGAATCCTGCTCGACCGGCAGTTAGGTATTGCTTGATGGCACGCGTTTCGGAGCACACCTTTCCGCTCTCCCCGGCGCAGCTCGGGATGTTCTACGCCCAGCAGCTCGACCCGGGGGTTCCGCTGTCGGAGGCCCAGTACATCGAGATGCACGGCCCGCTGGACGTGACCACGTTGCGCCGGGTCGCCGCCCAGGCGGGGCGCGAATTCGGTTCCGGTGTGCTGCGTTTCGTCGAGATCGGGGATCGGCCGTATCAGGTGGTCGAGGCCGGGGTGGAGCCCGCGGTCGGGTTCCTGGATTTCCGGGACCGGACCGATCCGGTCGCCGCGGCGCTGG from Nocardia tengchongensis includes:
- a CDS encoding DUF6875 domain-containing protein gives rise to the protein MSERVIGPRSGLQWVPLRDAGSTCPAARTTVAAFRSWADSHLTQPKDEMGRDGPVCPYVLPSIRRDLLWLAQVPAADPQPEWMRAIIRDALELYPGLPTGNGSSSSVLRALITIFPNMTDYSLIDEIHDEFKTIFVSHGFMLGQFYPGCDQPGLWNKEFKPLDAPLPMLVVRPMMTTDFPFLVEKPEWADAYVRKFAPTLPAHVRSVMVGRLTSRAASRLPAYQVRPAGESCSTGS